CTGTCGTCCGGTGGCGGGGGATGGGCGCCGGCCGCCGCCGCTGGGGGGGCTCTTACGGTCGTACGCGGCCGCGCCGCGCTGGTATCCCTGGCGCCACTTGTCCCACCAGCTGCCGCCCCGGCGGCTGGTGGCGGAGCTCCGGCCTTCGCCACCGCCCCGGCTGGTGCGGTCCGTGTTTCGCTGACGGCGGCTGGGTCGGTTCTGGCGGGACCTCCCGCCACGATCGGATCTGGTGGCGGAGCCGGGCCCAGACGACTTCCGGCGGAAAAGGTTCCGCCAGCGGCTCGACCGGCTCCCGCTGGGGCCGCCAGCTGCCCCGCTGCCGCCCGTTCCCACCGTGGCGGATCTTCGGGCCTGGGCCGCCCGGCGGCGACGCTGCAAGGCGGCCAGGATGCCCCGACGCTGACCGCTTCTGCCCGGCCCGGATCCGGCGCCACCCGGCCCGCCGGCGGCCCGCCGGCCGAGTCCTCCGCCGGTCAGCCGGCCGAGCAGACCACCGCGGCGGCCGGTCGCCGAGCCGGGACCGATTCCGCCGGACCGGGCGCCGCCGGTCCGGCGGCCAGCTGCCGCCGTCCGCCCGGCCCGCGCTGCCCGGGCTGCCGCGATCCGCTGCCCGACCCGGGTCCCGGCGAGCAACTTCAACAGACCGGCCAGCAGACCACCGCGGCCGCGCCGATGCCAGGCGAACAGCAGCGCCAGGGCGAGCAACAGCAGCACGCCGTTGACGGCCAAGGCCCAGCGCCAGCCGAGCAGACCGAACGCCACCAGCTCGACGACCAGGACGACCAGGGCGACCAGGGCGACCACGACCAGGCCATGGCGTGCCCACCAGCTGGGTTCCTTGGTGCGCGGTGCCCGCGGCTTCTCCGGGGTGGCCGGCTGCGGCGCGACCGGAGGTGTGGGCTGAATCGTCATCAGGTCCTCGCTTCGTCACGTTCGGTAGGTCCAGGTCCGGGTCCAGTCCAGGGGTGGACTACGGGCCACCCAGGGCCGCTCACGCTGACCGGGCCTGGTCTAGGGGTGGAAGTCCAGGGGTGGACTGGATCAGGGGTGGACTGCGCGCACGGTTACGCCTTCGCCCGGCTACGGGGGGTGGCCGGCGCCTTGGCCGCAGCGGCCTGCTGGGCGTCACGGACCGGCTTCGTCCACCGCTGGACGTTGCGCAGCGGCGCGCCCAGCTTGTTGGCCACGTCCTGGCAGCTGCCGCCCAGGGCCACCAGCTCGACCGCGCGTAGGCGAAGCTGCTCGTCGGCCTGCGCCTGGTGCTCGACCTCCGCGGCCGCCTGGGCGACGGCCGACTGCTGGCCGCGCCGCTCTCGGATCGTGATGATGATCAGGTGCAGTACGGCCATGCCGACGACCGGCCAGGCCACGCCCCCGATCAGCGGGCACGCGTCGAGCAGGGGCCGCCAGCGGGCCGCCATAGACGGGTCGAGACTCGCCGCGTAGATCACGTTCCCGGCGATCGACCCGGCCGCCGATAGGCCGAACATCAGCCAGCAGTACGCCCGGACATGCCAGGCTGCGGCCTGGCAGAAGAAGGTCGCGATCAGGGCCGTGATGCTGAACGCGTCGAAGATGACCGGAACGCCCAGGCGGAAGCCAGGGGGCATCTTCGCGAGAGTGCCGAAGCCGTACAGGCCGTGGTAGCTCAGGACAAACGCCGTCAAGAAGACGGCCACACCGCCGCCTATCATGATCGGGAGGGACCAGGCCCAGCTGTCCCCGTTCGCCACAGTCCCGCCATGCTCCGGCCGGGCCTTGCCACGGTGCGCGATCCGCCAGTCGCGGACGACCTGGCGGAGGCTGCGCTGAGGACGATCGCCAGCGCGCTCCGCCACCTCTTTGATCTTGGCGAGGCCATGGTCGTCCAGGGGTGCCTGGGCCGGCTGGGCGACGCCTGCGGCGAGGGGAGTCGGGTGCCCGTTCGTCGGGCAGTCCGCCACCTGCTCGCCACGCTCCGCCACATTGTCGACGATCGTCGGCATACTCATCGGGCGCCACCGCCGCCGAGCCGTACGACCATCGCGTGCATCGCGCCGGCCCCCGGCTGACCGGACTGCCCGACAGCCCTCGCCATGCGGTCGACCGCCCGGTCCGGCCCGGCGACGAGTTGATGCCGCTCACCCGGCAAAGAGACAGATACGCTGGCCAAGATCGCACTCCTTTGCGATCGGAACCCGGGCCGGCCCTCACTGCCGCGCCCGGGTCACTCATATGTGCAGCGAACGGTGTCGGGCTCCAACGTCGCGATCATCCTGGGCGTGATCCTGTTCGTGACCCGGCGGACCGGGGCCGGGCCGGTGCTCTGCGCGGCGGTCTGCGGGGTGGCGCTGGCCGGCTTCGTGATCCTGGCCCGTCCGTCGCCGAGCGTGCTCCGGGCCGCCGCGATGGGTGCGATCGGCCTGCTCGGGCTCGCCGCCGGCCGTCCCCGGGCGGCGGTGCCGGCGCTGGCCGCGGCGGCCGCGGTGCTGCTGCTGACCGATCCGGAGCTGGCGGCCGACGCCGGGTTCGCGCTGTCCGTGCTGGCCACCGCGGGACTGCTGCTGCTCGCCCCGGTCTGGCGGGACGCGCTACGCGCCCGGCGCTGGCCACCCGGCGCCGCCGAGGCGCTGGCGGTGCCGGCCGCCGCGCAGGTGGCCTGCGGCCCGGTGATCGCCGGGCTGTCCGGGACGGTCAGCCTGATCGCGGTGCCGGCCAACCTGGTGGTGATCCCGGCGATCGCCCCGGCCACCCTGCTCGGAGTGGCCGCCGCGCTGCTCTCCCCGGTGTGGCCGGCCGGCGCCGGGTTCGCCGCCTGGCTCGGGCACTGGCCGGCCGCGTGGCTGGTGCTGGTCGCCCGTACCGGGGCCCGGGTGCCGGCCGGATCGCTGCCCTGGCCGGGCGGCGTGCCCGGGGCGCTGCTGCTGGCCGGGCTCACGATCGGGTTCCTGATCGCGGCCCGGCGGGCGGTGGTCCGCAGACTGGCAGCGGTGGTGGCGGCGTGCGCGGTGCTCGGCGCGCTGCCGGTCCGCCTGCTCAGCTCCGGCTGGCCGCCGCCGGGCTGGCTGGTGGTCGCCTGCTCGGTGGGCCAGGGCGACGCGCTCGTGCTGCCGGCCGGTGCCGGTCGCGGGGTGGTGGTCGACGCCGGGCCGGAGCCGGATCCGGTGGACCGCTGCCTGCGCCGGCTGGGCATCCGGCAGGTGGTGCTGCTCGCGGTCAGCCACTATCACGCGGATCACGTGGGCGGGGTGGCCGGGATCTTCCGGGGCCGGGCGGTGGGCGCGGTGGTGGCACCCGACTGGCCCGAGCCGGAGGCCGGCCGGGAACTGGTCGCGGCGACCGCCGGCCGGGCCGGGACGCCGGTGCTGGCCGTCGGGCCGGGCTGGGCGTACCAGGTGGGCGACCTGCGGCTGGCGGCGCTCGGGCCGGTGTCGGCGCTGCACGGCACCAACTCGGACCCGAACAACAACTCGCTGGTGCTGCGGGCGACGGTGGCCGGCCGGAGCGTGCTGCTGCCCGGCGACGCCGAGACGGAGGAGCAGACCGAACTGGTGGAGCGGCTCGGGGCGGGGGCGTTGCGGGCGGATGTGCTGAAGGTGGCGCATCACGGGAGCGCCTTGCAGGCGCCGGAGCTGCTGGACGCGGTGGACCCGGTGGTGGCGCTGGTCTCGGTGGGGGAGGGGAACGACTACGGGCATCCCAATGCGTCGGTGCTGGCGCGGCTGCGGCGGGACGGGGCTCGGGTGTTGCGTACCGATCGGGACGGTGACCTGGCCGTGCTGGCCACCGGGGACGGGTTGGCGGTGACCAGTCGGGGTGTCACGGCGCGTTGATCGGCCGGCCGTCACGGCGGGCCGGCCGCTGGGGTGTGACAGCGCGCCGACCAGCCGTGTCGGCAGGCTCTCCGTACGCTGCCCGAGATGGGCGACATGCCGTATTAAAGGGTAATTTTTGAGAACGTACGAAATAGGAGGCGGTCTGCGGCCGGGTCCCTAGGCGTGGGCGGCGGTGCAGGTCAGGCCGTGCGAACCATGGTTGCTGGTGGATATGTCGGGTTTCGCATTCAGTGATCGGTTAACCTGCGCCAAAGAGTGAGCCTCCCCGGAGTGTCGGCCGGACGTGCGACGATGTCGGGCGTGAACGCCGCGCCACCGCCCTCGTTGCTGCTCGTCCAAGGCGACGAGGAACTGCTCGCCGCCCGTGCCGTCACCGCGGCGGTGGACGCGGCCCGAGCCGCCGATCCGGGCGCGGACGTCCGGGAGTACGAGGCCGGTCAGCTGAGCCCCGGCGAGGTCGCCGAGATGCTCAGCCCGTCACTGTTCGGCGGGCGCCGGGTGCTGGTGCTGCGCGGCGGTCAGGACGCGCGCAAGGAGCTTGCCGCCGCCCTCCTGGCCTATGCGAGCAATCCCGATCCCGACGTCACCCTGATCGTCACCCATCCGGGCGGGGCCAAGGGCAAGGCGTTCGCCGACGGCCTGCAGAAAGCCGGCGCCACGGTGGTGCCGGCGATGAAGCTGAAAGGCGACCGGGAGCGCATAGCCTTCGTCCGTGACGAGTTCCGCCGGGCGGGCGGCCGCTGCGACGAGGCGGCCGCGTCCGCGCTGCTCGCCTCGGTCGGCAACGACCTGCGGGAGATCGCCGCGGCCTGCTCCCAGCTGCTCGCCGACACCGACGGCAAGGTCACCGAGGCGGTGGTGGCCCGCTATTACAAGGGCCGCGCCGAGGTCAGCGGGTTCACCGTGGCCGACGCGGCGATGGTCGGCGACCTGCCGGGCGCGCTGGAGGCGCTGCGCTGGGCGCTGCATGTCGGCGTCGATCCGGTGCCGATCGCCGACGCGATCGCCGACGGCGTGCGGACCGTGGCCCGGGTCGCGTCGGCCGGCAAGGGCAACCCCTATCAGCTGGCCAGCACCCTGGGCATGCCGGCCTGGAAGATTCAGCGGGCGCAGGAGCGCAGCCGCGGCTGGACGCCGGAGGGCCTGGTCGACGCGATGCGTGCGGCCGCCGACTGCAACGCCGCGGTCAAGGGCGGCGCCGAGGACCGGGGATACGCGTTGGAGCAGGCAGTCTTCGCGGTGGCCACGGCGCGGCGGGGCGGAGGGGCCCGATGACCCGCACGGTGCGTTCCCGGCGGGCCGGCGCCGCTCACCAGCCGCTCTACGCGCGAGTGCTGTGCCTGCGCCACCTCAGCCCCGGCGGGCTGCTCTGCTTCGTCTTCCTGGAGGGCGCGATCGCGCTCGGCGTCCTGCTCGCCCTGGCCGAGCTGGTCACCTGGTGGGGCGTGCTGGTGCTGCCGATCGCGGTGGCGGTGATGGTGAAGTTCAACGACCTGGTCGCCGGCTGGCTGGCGCCGCCCGCACCGGCGGCCGAGCCGGTGGCGGCCCGGGCCGCGGTGCACCGGGAGCGGCACACCCACCGGCCCCGATCCGGTGCTCAGGCGGCCGAGTGGCCGCCGCCGCGGGTGCGGACCCCGGTGGTGAACCCGCCGGTCGAGGCGGCCCGGTCCACCGGCGTCGTCTGGTTCCCGGGGGAGAACAACGGCTACGGCCGGACCGGCCGCCCCGCCGAGGCGGCGCCCGAGCAGAAGACGGCCGCGCCGGTGCGCCGGCCGTGGGCGGACGAGCTGGACGTGCGCCAGCAGATGGCCCGCCAGTCCGCCACCCGGCGTTACGAGTAACGCCTGCCGCCCGACGGTTCCGGTTGTTGCGCGGCTGGCTTTCCCGGGGCGCGCTCCGATGTCGCCGTGGGATCAGGCTTCGGCGGCGGTCGCCTCGTGTCTGTCGCCGCTGGACCCTGGGCTCCCGTGGATGGTCGTCCCGCGGCGTTTTCTCCACGGCCGATCAGCTCAAGGGATGGACATCACAGCTGTGATGAGTCCCGTCGAGTCGGATCACGCCGTGGATGTTGTCCAGCGGCCCTTCCCGATGCTCGCGGTCCGCGATGGGCGAGAAGTCCGGATCGTCATTGGCGGGTAAGTCACCTGGGCGCCAGGTCGTCCGGGCTGAGCCGGGACGGAACGCAAGGAGTCTCGGCCGTGTGGGGTCGGGCCGTGTGGGGCCGGGCCGATTTGTCGCCGGCGAGCTCGCCAGCCCGGGTCACCAAGACATCCGCGAG
This window of the Actinoplanes oblitus genome carries:
- the holA gene encoding DNA polymerase III subunit delta — protein: MSGVNAAPPPSLLLVQGDEELLAARAVTAAVDAARAADPGADVREYEAGQLSPGEVAEMLSPSLFGGRRVLVLRGGQDARKELAAALLAYASNPDPDVTLIVTHPGGAKGKAFADGLQKAGATVVPAMKLKGDRERIAFVRDEFRRAGGRCDEAAASALLASVGNDLREIAAACSQLLADTDGKVTEAVVARYYKGRAEVSGFTVADAAMVGDLPGALEALRWALHVGVDPVPIADAIADGVRTVARVASAGKGNPYQLASTLGMPAWKIQRAQERSRGWTPEGLVDAMRAAADCNAAVKGGAEDRGYALEQAVFAVATARRGGGAR